The following coding sequences are from one Pseudonocardia sp. HH130630-07 window:
- a CDS encoding GNAT family N-acetyltransferase, which produces MLDPVPPASSAALETALDAALRSPVPAALGGRLATFGAVRGAAARFDAGVSPFGGLPVEASGADWADLAALSGPGRAVVRVAEGEDPPRVPRGWALEREFPGVQMDGRAVPGAPDPGAVELGPADRPAMAALAERTRPGPWLPRTAELGRFVGIRSGGVLVAMAGERMRIGPAGAGGATEISAVCTDPAFRGRGLARRLVDAVVAGIVARGERPVLHASALNDGAIRLYTAMGFTVARPMRFDQIRTPPG; this is translated from the coding sequence GTGCTCGATCCCGTCCCGCCCGCGTCGTCCGCCGCGCTGGAGACCGCGCTGGACGCGGCGCTGCGCAGTCCCGTGCCCGCCGCACTCGGCGGGCGGCTCGCCACGTTCGGTGCGGTGCGCGGTGCCGCGGCCCGCTTCGACGCCGGTGTCTCACCGTTCGGCGGGCTCCCGGTCGAGGCGTCCGGGGCGGACTGGGCCGACCTCGCCGCGCTGAGCGGCCCGGGCCGGGCCGTGGTGCGGGTCGCGGAGGGGGAGGATCCGCCGCGGGTCCCGCGCGGGTGGGCACTGGAACGGGAGTTCCCGGGCGTCCAGATGGACGGCCGCGCGGTACCGGGTGCCCCGGACCCCGGCGCCGTCGAGCTGGGCCCTGCGGACCGGCCGGCGATGGCGGCCCTGGCCGAGCGCACCCGGCCCGGCCCCTGGCTGCCGCGGACCGCGGAGCTCGGCCGGTTCGTCGGCATCCGCAGCGGCGGAGTACTGGTCGCGATGGCCGGCGAGCGAATGCGGATCGGCCCGGCCGGTGCCGGCGGCGCGACCGAGATCAGCGCCGTGTGCACCGATCCGGCGTTCCGCGGCCGTGGGCTGGCCCGGCGGCTGGTCGACGCGGTCGTCGCCGGGATCGTCGCCCGGGGTGAGCGACCGGTCCTGCACGCGTCGGCGCTGAACGACGGCGCGATCCGGCTCTACACGGCGATGGGGTTCACCGTCGCCCGGCCGATGCGGTTCGACCAGATACGCACGCCGCCCGGCTGA